From one Thermomicrobiales bacterium genomic stretch:
- a CDS encoding dipeptidase, whose product MSTNRFPLIFDGHNDTVLSMAGGRSIFERSDEGHIDLPRAAEGGLGGGFFAVYIADPLPDEVLDADPEERAKAAMGRYLDESKRPPMMTLEYAQGQAMSHLARLFRAERESEGKIRIARTAAELQRNLDEGVFTMVLHFEGAEPLDTEGDALEVFYQAGLRSLGLTWSRQNRFSEGVPFRFPSSPDVGDGLTEAGKQLVRDCNRLGVMIDMSHLNEKGFWDVAAISEDPLVATHSNAHVICASPRNLTDKQLDAIRDSRGIVGLNFNVGFLRPDGGRDADMPLSIMADHVDHLVEKLGIDGVAMGSDFDGAQMPTDLRDAAGLPKLMQELQDRGYDDESLRKIAHENWVRILRETWGE is encoded by the coding sequence ATGAGCACGAACAGGTTTCCGCTGATCTTTGATGGACATAACGACACTGTCCTGAGCATGGCCGGCGGGCGGTCGATCTTCGAACGATCCGACGAAGGTCACATCGACCTGCCACGCGCCGCCGAGGGTGGTCTGGGCGGCGGCTTCTTTGCCGTCTACATTGCCGACCCGCTGCCGGACGAGGTTCTGGACGCCGACCCCGAGGAGCGCGCAAAGGCGGCGATGGGACGATATCTGGACGAGTCGAAGCGCCCGCCGATGATGACACTCGAATATGCGCAGGGGCAGGCGATGAGCCACCTCGCCAGGCTGTTCCGTGCCGAGCGAGAATCAGAGGGCAAGATTCGCATCGCCCGCACAGCAGCTGAGCTGCAGCGCAATCTCGACGAGGGCGTCTTCACGATGGTGTTGCACTTCGAGGGCGCCGAACCGCTGGATACCGAAGGCGACGCGCTCGAGGTGTTCTATCAGGCTGGCTTGCGTTCTCTCGGGCTCACCTGGAGCCGGCAGAACCGGTTCTCGGAGGGGGTGCCATTTCGTTTTCCCAGCAGCCCCGATGTTGGCGACGGGCTGACCGAAGCCGGCAAGCAGCTCGTTCGCGACTGCAATCGCCTTGGGGTGATGATTGACATGTCACACCTCAACGAGAAGGGCTTCTGGGACGTCGCGGCGATCAGCGAGGATCCCCTGGTCGCAACCCATTCCAACGCGCATGTGATCTGCGCGAGCCCGCGGAACCTGACCGACAAGCAGCTCGACGCGATTCGCGACAGCCGCGGGATCGTTGGCCTGAACTTCAACGTCGGCTTCCTTCGGCCAGATGGCGGCCGCGACGCAGACATGCCGTTGTCGATCATGGCCGATCACGTCGATCACCTCGTTGAAAAGCTCGGCATCGACGGCGTAGCGATGGGTTCCGACTTCGATGGCGCGCAGATGCCGACTGACCTGCGCGACGCGGCTGGCTTGCCGAAGCTGATGCAGGAGCTTCAGGATCGTGGCTACGACGACGAGTCGCTTCGCAAGATCGCCCACGAAAACTGGGTCCGCATCCTTCGCGAAACCTGGGGAGAATAG
- a CDS encoding M42 family metallopeptidase translates to MSDDTSLNLGLLKSLCESAGIPGREDAIRDIVVAEMRGLVDDVSVDALGNVVGVRKGTGGPRVMLMAHMDEIGFIVRHIDDKGFIRVHPAGGFDPRVLPAQRVLVHGYAGEPLLGVLTTAAKPIHLLSPGEIKPPTVEELYVDVGLAADEVRARVEIGDVVTMQRTVEMIGNNVMGKAFDDRICVFQMLEALRKLDGPVAAEIIAVATTQEEVGLRGATTSSYHVDPDIGIALDVTLARDIPDTKDQDTVTKLGAGVAIKIMDTASISNYRLVRHMREVAHAAGIDYQLEILPRGGTDAGAVQRTRGGVAAITMSIPTRYVHTVNEMCSRSDIQAAIDLLAEYLRHAHEGVYGYDASQA, encoded by the coding sequence ATGAGCGACGATACCTCGTTGAATCTGGGTCTACTGAAAAGCCTCTGCGAGTCGGCCGGAATTCCCGGCCGAGAGGACGCGATCCGCGACATCGTCGTCGCCGAGATGCGCGGGCTCGTCGATGATGTGTCGGTGGACGCGCTCGGCAACGTCGTCGGCGTCCGGAAGGGCACTGGCGGGCCTCGGGTCATGCTGATGGCTCACATGGATGAGATCGGCTTCATCGTCAGACACATCGACGACAAGGGCTTCATTCGAGTTCATCCAGCCGGGGGATTCGATCCACGCGTCTTGCCTGCCCAGCGCGTTCTCGTTCACGGGTATGCAGGGGAACCGCTTCTCGGGGTGCTGACGACCGCCGCGAAGCCGATCCATCTTCTGAGCCCTGGTGAGATCAAGCCACCAACGGTCGAAGAGCTCTACGTCGATGTGGGCCTCGCCGCCGATGAGGTCCGGGCGCGAGTTGAAATCGGCGATGTGGTAACGATGCAGCGCACGGTCGAGATGATCGGCAACAACGTTATGGGCAAGGCGTTCGACGACCGGATCTGCGTGTTCCAGATGCTGGAGGCACTCCGCAAGCTGGATGGCCCGGTCGCGGCCGAGATCATCGCTGTTGCCACAACTCAGGAAGAGGTCGGGCTCCGAGGGGCTACAACATCGTCGTATCACGTCGACCCCGATATCGGAATCGCGCTGGACGTGACGCTTGCGCGAGATATCCCTGACACGAAGGACCAGGACACGGTCACAAAGCTGGGCGCTGGCGTCGCGATCAAGATCATGGATACCGCCTCGATCTCGAATTACCGGCTCGTCCGGCATATGCGCGAGGTCGCGCATGCAGCCGGTATCGATTACCAACTGGAGATCCTCCCACGTGGCGGCACCGACGCAGGCGCGGTGCAACGAACCCGCGGCGGCGTCGCGGCGATCACGATGTCGATCCCGACACGGTATGTCCACACCGTCAACGAGATGTGCTCGCGAAGCGACATCCAGGCGGCCATCGACCTGCTGGCCGAGTACCTCCGGCACGCCCACGAGGGCGTCTACGGATACGACGCCAGCCAGGCCTGA
- the rpsO gene encoding 30S ribosomal protein S15, translating to MTLQKTQRDDIVENYRTHDTDTGSPEVQIALLTERINGLIEHLREHPHDHHSRRGLLKLVGRRRRLLAYLNQNDSDRYRTLIARLGLRR from the coding sequence ATGACATTGCAGAAGACCCAGCGGGACGACATCGTTGAGAACTATCGAACCCACGACACCGATACCGGGTCACCGGAAGTTCAGATCGCGCTCCTCACCGAGCGGATCAATGGGTTGATCGAGCACCTGCGCGAACACCCGCACGACCATCATTCCCGTCGCGGGCTGCTGAAGCTCGTTGGACGGCGTCGTCGGCTGCTTGCGTATCTCAACCAGAATGATAGCGACCGATACCGGACGCTGATCGCCAGGCTTGGTCTGCGGCGCTGA
- a CDS encoding tyrosine-type recombinase/integrase, whose amino-acid sequence MTIVDAHRRFIDEDLRLSPRSRRTYDYSLRRFLDVIIRDFGLDPATAPVTDLTIEHVTAFVASEMPRDLRTPEEVSRMRTVQTQLAAVRKWYAYLAAYDFHPDLPNDKLRTRVRAMMPRFTPPPPDIHLDDIKCIVDYTLNRPHETRPHLELRRLKVRAMILFLYRTGVRVSEFCALRRRDIDLERGEASIYRAKGGKSRTVLFDAATAEALVSYWTARGDQGRGTGAFPAFSGRDKLGEPGRNIAPRTVEHIVAELSTAAGVETEITPHSFRHGLASELVRRRVRESTVQTLLGHASPATTRIYVHKTAQEVADEYQDAFGQYRKPAGA is encoded by the coding sequence ATGACGATCGTTGACGCGCACCGGCGATTCATCGACGAGGATCTGCGCCTGTCGCCCCGTTCTCGGCGTACGTACGACTATTCGCTCCGGCGATTCCTCGACGTGATCATCCGGGATTTCGGGCTCGATCCGGCGACCGCGCCGGTGACCGATCTGACGATCGAGCATGTCACCGCGTTCGTGGCGTCCGAGATGCCCCGCGATCTTCGGACTCCCGAGGAGGTCTCGAGGATGCGCACGGTTCAAACGCAGTTAGCTGCGGTGCGCAAGTGGTACGCCTACCTCGCCGCCTACGACTTCCACCCGGATCTGCCAAACGACAAGTTGCGGACGAGGGTCCGTGCGATGATGCCGCGGTTTACTCCACCCCCGCCGGATATTCATCTCGACGACATCAAATGCATCGTGGACTACACGCTGAATCGGCCACACGAGACGCGGCCCCATCTGGAGCTTCGCCGCCTCAAGGTGCGGGCGATGATCCTGTTTCTCTACCGCACCGGCGTCCGGGTCTCGGAGTTCTGTGCCCTCCGGCGCCGCGACATCGACCTCGAGCGCGGGGAGGCATCGATCTATCGGGCGAAGGGTGGGAAAAGCCGGACGGTTCTGTTCGACGCGGCGACCGCCGAGGCGCTTGTCTCGTACTGGACAGCCCGCGGCGACCAGGGGCGAGGAACGGGCGCCTTTCCTGCCTTCTCCGGACGTGACAAACTTGGAGAACCGGGGCGCAACATCGCGCCCCGCACCGTCGAGCATATCGTCGCCGAACTAAGCACAGCAGCCGGAGTCGAGACGGAGATCACACCCCACTCGTTTCGACATGGCCTGGCGTCCGAGCTCGTTCGCCGGCGCGTCCGTGAATCAACTGTGCAGACGCTCCTGGGCCACGCGTCCCCGGCGACCACGAGGATCTATGTTCATAAGACCGCGCAGGAAGTTGCAGACGAATATCAGGATGCGTTCGGCCAGTACCGCAAACCGGCCGGCGCGTAG
- a CDS encoding polyribonucleotide nucleotidyltransferase, with the protein MDNRPNITEIRLTVAGRDLVFETGRIAGLADGAVTVRYGDTLVLSTAEGEAEPREGMDFFPLTVDYEERMFAAGKIPGGFIKREGRPTEHAILSARLTDRPIRPLFPSGYRNEVQVITTVLSADQVNDPDILSINGASAALTISSVPFQGPVGAVRVGYVDGQLVINPLATEESSELDIVVAGTADAIMMVEGEAHEIPEHLLVDAIALAHDEIRRIVDAQLQLQARVGKPKRDPKVTPKDETVTSSLRDYVGSRLDDALFNADKEARQSATSELKRDAVQHFVEQAQASGADAAAAAKTYTNAFEALMKATVRKAILDRGDRPDGRNPSEIRPIWCETGYLPRAHGSAIFTRGQTQVVTVATLGSTKEDQMLDGLGLETSKRYMHHYNFPPFSVGEVRRMRGPSRRDIGHGALAERALIPVLPDQTEFPYVVRVVSEVMSSNGSSSMASVCGSTMALMDAGVPIAAPVAGVAMGLITDDSGHYRILTDIQGIEDALGDMDFKVAGTEEGITAIQMDIKVKGITTEIMREALAQAREGRLYILGKMEQAIAEPRTERSMYAPSIVSMKIKSEQIGAVIGPGGKVIRAIQEATTTKIDIQDDGTIYISGVGQEATDEAMSQIRKITYEPQVGERLSGPVKTIIPAGVFVEIAPGRDAFVHISQLAEERIERAEDVVAVGDRIDVVITDVRSDGKLDASRRAVITGEMPPPRAPRPSGPRPSGPRRDGPRHDGPRHDGPRNESDRPAPRQEHADDGRPRDSRRPGFLKPNE; encoded by the coding sequence ATGGATAATCGTCCAAACATTACCGAGATACGCCTGACTGTTGCCGGGCGCGATCTTGTCTTCGAAACAGGCAGGATCGCCGGCCTGGCCGATGGCGCCGTCACCGTACGCTACGGCGACACGCTCGTTCTTTCGACCGCCGAGGGCGAGGCCGAGCCTCGCGAGGGCATGGACTTCTTTCCGCTGACGGTGGATTACGAAGAGCGTATGTTCGCCGCTGGCAAGATTCCAGGCGGATTCATCAAGCGTGAGGGCCGACCGACCGAGCACGCGATCCTGTCGGCGCGCCTCACCGACCGCCCGATCCGGCCTCTATTCCCATCCGGCTATCGCAACGAGGTTCAGGTCATCACGACGGTTCTCTCGGCAGACCAGGTCAACGATCCAGACATCCTCTCGATCAACGGCGCTTCCGCCGCGCTGACGATCTCGAGTGTCCCGTTTCAGGGTCCAGTTGGCGCAGTCCGCGTCGGGTACGTTGACGGCCAACTCGTTATCAATCCCCTTGCGACGGAGGAGTCCAGCGAGCTCGACATCGTCGTGGCCGGCACCGCCGACGCGATCATGATGGTCGAAGGCGAGGCGCACGAGATTCCCGAGCACCTGCTTGTCGACGCGATCGCGCTCGCGCACGACGAAATCCGACGCATTGTTGATGCTCAGCTCCAGCTCCAGGCACGCGTCGGCAAGCCAAAGCGAGACCCGAAGGTCACGCCAAAGGACGAGACTGTCACCTCGAGTCTCCGCGACTATGTCGGCAGTCGACTCGACGATGCCCTGTTCAATGCCGACAAGGAAGCCCGTCAGTCGGCAACGTCAGAACTGAAACGTGACGCCGTCCAGCACTTCGTTGAGCAGGCACAGGCGTCGGGCGCAGATGCAGCTGCCGCGGCGAAGACCTATACCAACGCGTTCGAGGCGTTGATGAAGGCGACCGTTCGTAAGGCGATCCTCGATCGAGGCGATCGGCCGGATGGCCGCAACCCGTCAGAGATCCGGCCAATCTGGTGCGAGACCGGCTACTTGCCGCGCGCCCACGGGTCGGCGATCTTCACGCGTGGTCAAACCCAGGTCGTCACAGTCGCAACACTCGGCTCGACCAAGGAAGACCAGATGCTCGATGGGCTCGGCCTTGAGACATCCAAGCGTTACATGCACCACTACAACTTCCCGCCGTTCAGCGTCGGAGAGGTGCGCCGAATGCGCGGGCCTTCTCGCCGCGACATCGGCCACGGAGCGTTGGCCGAGCGCGCGCTGATCCCCGTCCTCCCCGATCAGACGGAGTTTCCGTACGTCGTTCGCGTCGTCTCCGAAGTCATGAGCTCCAACGGGTCGTCATCGATGGCGAGCGTCTGCGGCTCGACAATGGCGCTGATGGATGCAGGCGTGCCGATTGCGGCGCCGGTTGCCGGAGTGGCGATGGGCCTCATCACCGACGACTCCGGCCACTATCGCATTCTGACTGACATCCAGGGCATCGAAGACGCGCTGGGCGATATGGACTTCAAGGTCGCGGGAACCGAAGAAGGCATCACCGCGATCCAGATGGACATCAAGGTCAAGGGCATCACGACCGAGATCATGCGCGAGGCACTGGCACAGGCCCGAGAGGGTCGGCTGTACATTCTCGGCAAGATGGAGCAGGCGATTGCCGAACCCCGCACCGAACGTTCGATGTACGCGCCGAGCATCGTCTCAATGAAGATCAAGTCCGAGCAGATTGGCGCTGTGATCGGTCCGGGTGGCAAGGTGATTCGCGCCATCCAGGAGGCAACCACCACCAAGATCGATATCCAGGATGACGGCACCATCTACATCTCCGGCGTCGGCCAGGAAGCGACCGACGAGGCGATGTCCCAGATCAGGAAGATCACCTACGAGCCGCAGGTCGGCGAGCGGCTGAGCGGCCCAGTCAAGACGATCATTCCTGCCGGAGTGTTCGTCGAGATAGCGCCGGGCCGTGATGCATTCGTCCATATCTCGCAGCTCGCTGAGGAGCGAATCGAACGAGCCGAAGACGTCGTTGCCGTCGGCGACAGGATCGACGTCGTCATCACCGACGTTCGGTCAGACGGGAAGCTCGATGCATCCCGCCGCGCGGTGATCACCGGCGAGATGCCGCCCCCACGCGCTCCACGACCCAGCGGCCCGCGCCCCAGTGGCCCGCGACGCGACGGGCCGCGCCACGACGGGCCGCGCCACGATGGCCCCCGCAACGAGAGCGACCGTCCGGCGCCGCGTCAAGAGCACGCGGACGATGGTCGGCCACGCGACTCCCGCCGGCCAGGCTTCCTGAAGCCAAACGAGTAG
- a CDS encoding lysylphosphatidylglycerol synthase transmembrane domain-containing protein: MFDQIRSRLLIGVLAGVVVMAAMVLVFDAGNLADALRNFDWRLLPLILGLTVINYVLRFVKWQYFLRVLDIRSLTRWDSAQIFLAGFTMALTPGKVGEYLKAYLVRVRTGVPMARTAPVIFAERLSDGFALLILASFGLLVFRQGWQIMVAGTILMALVVVLIQREELVHSLLRWLEGTRIGARVHLLEQLYDSAHELLRPRPLLVAVSLGVASWLGECLAFVLVLVGLGIDPSWSLVTAGIFVFASATWIGGASMLPGGLGAAELTVAGLLLLTIDDPAMTPGLAGAATLLIRFATLWFGILIGSIGLVRVSRWRDAPSAVETVSEAS; the protein is encoded by the coding sequence ATGTTCGACCAGATTCGTTCTCGCCTGTTGATCGGGGTACTGGCCGGCGTCGTCGTCATGGCGGCTATGGTTCTCGTTTTCGATGCAGGCAACCTTGCCGATGCCCTGCGTAACTTCGACTGGCGGCTACTCCCTCTCATCCTGGGCCTGACGGTGATCAATTACGTGCTGCGCTTCGTAAAGTGGCAGTACTTCCTTCGAGTGCTCGATATCCGGTCGCTGACACGTTGGGATTCTGCTCAGATCTTCCTGGCCGGATTCACGATGGCGCTCACCCCCGGCAAGGTCGGAGAGTACCTCAAGGCGTATCTTGTGCGGGTGCGGACTGGCGTGCCGATGGCGAGGACCGCGCCAGTTATCTTCGCCGAACGTCTCTCAGATGGCTTCGCGCTGCTCATCCTGGCGTCCTTCGGGTTGTTAGTCTTCCGCCAGGGTTGGCAGATCATGGTGGCCGGAACAATCCTGATGGCCCTCGTCGTTGTGTTGATCCAGCGCGAGGAGCTAGTCCATTCGCTGCTCAGGTGGCTGGAAGGCACGCGCATCGGCGCGCGTGTGCATCTGCTGGAGCAACTCTACGATTCAGCGCATGAGCTACTGCGACCGCGACCACTCCTGGTTGCGGTCAGCCTGGGCGTCGCGTCGTGGCTCGGTGAGTGTCTCGCGTTTGTGTTGGTGCTGGTCGGTCTGGGGATCGACCCCAGTTGGAGCCTGGTTACGGCCGGGATCTTCGTCTTCGCCTCGGCAACATGGATCGGTGGCGCGTCGATGCTGCCAGGCGGACTCGGCGCAGCGGAACTGACCGTCGCGGGCCTGCTTCTCCTTACAATCGACGACCCGGCGATGACTCCCGGTCTGGCCGGCGCCGCGACCTTGCTCATCCGCTTTGCAACTCTCTGGTTCGGTATCCTGATCGGCAGCATCGGACTGGTCCGCGTCTCGCGCTGGAGGGATGCGCCGAGCGCGGTGGAGACGGTGTCGGAGGCGTCCTGA
- the tuf gene encoding elongation factor Tu → MAKQKFERTKPHVNVGTIGHVDHGKTTLTAAITKTLAIKGEAAFRSFDSIDNAPEERERGITIAISHVEYETDARHYAHVDCPGHADYVKNMITGAAQMDGAILVVSAPDGPMPQTREHILLARQVEVPAMVVFLNKVDMMDDEELLELVELEVRELLSQYNFPGDEIPIIRGSALAALESTSTDITAPEYAPILELMQAVDDYIPTPARAVDQPFLMPVEDVFGIKGRGTVVTGRIERGLVKIGETIEIVGIHPTRAVVVTGVEMFQKTLDQGEAGDNVGCLLRGVERADIERGQVLAKPGSIKPHTTFAAEVYVLSKEEGGRHTPFFPGYRPQFYIRTTDVTGAIQLPAGVEMVMPGDNIQMDVELIQPVAIEEGLRFAIREGGRTVGAGVVTKITK, encoded by the coding sequence GTGGCGAAGCAGAAGTTTGAGCGGACGAAGCCGCACGTAAACGTTGGGACGATTGGTCACGTTGATCATGGAAAGACGACGTTGACGGCGGCGATCACGAAGACATTGGCGATCAAGGGTGAGGCGGCGTTCCGGTCGTTCGACTCGATCGACAATGCGCCGGAGGAGCGCGAGCGTGGGATCACGATCGCGATCTCGCATGTGGAGTACGAGACAGACGCGCGGCACTACGCGCACGTGGACTGTCCCGGGCACGCGGACTACGTAAAGAACATGATCACGGGTGCGGCGCAGATGGACGGTGCGATTCTGGTGGTGAGCGCGCCGGACGGGCCGATGCCGCAGACGCGGGAGCACATTCTGTTGGCGCGGCAGGTAGAAGTGCCGGCGATGGTGGTGTTTCTGAACAAAGTCGACATGATGGACGACGAGGAGCTGCTGGAGCTGGTCGAGCTCGAAGTGCGGGAGTTGTTGAGCCAGTACAACTTCCCTGGGGATGAGATTCCGATCATTCGTGGGAGCGCGCTTGCGGCGTTGGAGTCGACGAGCACGGACATCACGGCGCCGGAGTATGCGCCGATCCTGGAGTTGATGCAGGCGGTGGACGACTACATTCCGACGCCGGCACGAGCGGTGGACCAGCCGTTCCTGATGCCGGTGGAGGACGTCTTCGGGATCAAGGGACGTGGGACGGTCGTGACCGGTCGGATCGAGCGTGGGCTGGTGAAGATTGGGGAGACGATCGAGATCGTCGGGATCCATCCGACGCGAGCGGTAGTGGTGACCGGGGTCGAGATGTTCCAGAAGACGTTGGACCAGGGGGAAGCCGGGGACAACGTCGGGTGTTTGCTGCGGGGCGTTGAGCGAGCGGACATTGAGCGCGGGCAGGTCTTGGCGAAGCCCGGGTCGATCAAGCCGCACACGACGTTTGCGGCGGAGGTGTACGTCTTGTCGAAGGAAGAGGGTGGGCGTCACACGCCGTTCTTCCCGGGGTACCGGCCGCAGTTCTACATTCGGACGACGGATGTCACGGGAGCGATCCAGTTGCCGGCGGGTGTTGAGATGGTAATGCCTGGGGACAACATCCAGATGGACGTAGAGCTGATCCAGCCGGTGGCGATCGAAGAGGGGCTACGATTCGCGATTCGCGAGGGTGGTCGCACGGTCGGCGCTGGCGTTGTTACCAAGATCACCAAGTAG
- the larE gene encoding ATP-dependent sacrificial sulfur transferase LarE, protein MTPELQARYEELRTHIAGLGSALVAFSGGVDSALVLRVAHDALGDRVAAGTGLSDTYPEEEMREAREIASEIGTEFIYARTMELTDPRYAANNSQRCFFCKTELYSRLAEIAQERGYEWLLDGTNADDLGDHRPGMRAARNWNVRSPLAELGFRKKEIRELSAGLNLRTWDKPSFACLSSRFAYGDPITVEKLKIVAKAETAMRGLGFRGFRVRHHEMVARIELPEADFVRAMELREEIVAAMREAGYAYAALDLAGFRSGSQNLMLRPKVVAASTAEG, encoded by the coding sequence GTGACACCAGAACTTCAGGCGCGCTACGAAGAGCTGCGCACTCATATAGCCGGGCTCGGCTCGGCGCTTGTCGCGTTCAGTGGCGGAGTGGACTCTGCGCTCGTGCTGAGGGTCGCACACGACGCGCTGGGCGACCGAGTTGCCGCTGGAACCGGACTCTCCGATACGTATCCCGAAGAGGAGATGCGCGAGGCGCGCGAAATCGCCAGCGAGATCGGGACGGAGTTCATCTACGCGCGGACGATGGAGCTGACGGATCCTCGCTACGCCGCCAACAACAGCCAGCGCTGCTTCTTCTGCAAGACCGAGCTCTATTCTCGTCTTGCTGAGATCGCCCAGGAACGCGGATATGAATGGTTGCTCGACGGAACGAACGCCGACGATCTCGGCGATCATCGTCCGGGCATGCGCGCCGCCCGCAACTGGAACGTCCGTAGCCCGTTGGCCGAGCTTGGGTTCCGCAAGAAGGAGATTCGCGAGCTTTCGGCGGGGCTGAACCTGCGCACCTGGGACAAGCCGTCGTTTGCCTGCCTGTCCTCACGCTTCGCCTACGGCGACCCGATTACCGTCGAGAAGCTGAAGATCGTCGCAAAGGCGGAGACGGCCATGCGCGGGCTTGGCTTCCGTGGCTTCCGGGTGCGGCATCACGAAATGGTCGCGCGGATCGAGCTGCCGGAGGCCGACTTCGTCCGCGCGATGGAGCTGCGCGAGGAGATCGTCGCGGCAATGCGCGAGGCAGGCTATGCCTATGCGGCGCTTGACCTCGCCGGGTTCCGGTCTGGCAGCCAGAATCTGATGTTGCGTCCGAAGGTTGTCGCCGCGTCGACAGCAGAGGGGTAG